From Cellulomonas fimi ATCC 484, a single genomic window includes:
- a CDS encoding heavy metal translocating P-type ATPase, with protein MTCASCVARVERRLNQVPGASATVNLALETAHVELRASDDGSVADDDALLAAVRRAGYDGRVTARRAEKVVAGAGHGGHAAGQHAAPASGPHDVDPRATVEHAGHGAATTHPAGHGDGHGHDMDPFEHALSGHTMAPGHEMDADEDTSAPTDARGTDLRRRLRVAAVLTVPVLLLSMIPALQFRGWQWVVAALALPVATWAAWPFHKAAARAARHRASTMDTLVSIGIVAATGWSLWALLLGGAGTLGMTMTPTLWPAADAGHGEMGMPELYFEVAAVVTTFLLAGRYAEHRSRRRAGDALRALLDLGAKDVALLVTGPDGRKVEQRVPVGRLAVGDEFTVRPGEKVATDGVVVSGTSALDTSLLTGEPVPVDVGPGDEVTGATVNTSGALVVRATRVGEETRLAQIGRLVAAAQTGKAPVQRLADRISAVFVPVVLVLALGTLVGWLVAGGSVQSAFTAAVAVLIIACPCALGLATPTALLVGTGRGAQLGILIKGPEILEQTRRVDTVVLDKTGTVTEGRMALVDVVPVDGADRAEVLRLAAAVEQLAEHPVAHAIAGAAHGPAEGGVDRVEGGVDRVGADGVVIGADQVHDFRAHAGHGVSGVVRVAHSGIDLSRRVLVGRLGWLRDEGVATAPVEAAVRAAEDDGATAVVAAWDGVARGVLVLRDPVKASSAQAVADLRDLGLRPVLLTGDNLGAARAAARSVGIAQEDVVAQVLPADKVAVVERLQSQGRRVAMVGDGVNDAAALAAADLGLAMGTGTDVAIEAADVTLVRGDLRTAAQAVRLSRRTLRIIQQNLFWAFAYNVAAIPLAALGLLNPMIAGAAMAFSSVLVVGNSLRLRTFG; from the coding sequence CGCCGCAGGCCAGCACGCCGCCCCGGCGTCCGGCCCGCACGACGTGGACCCGCGCGCGACCGTCGAGCACGCCGGTCACGGCGCCGCGACGACGCACCCCGCCGGGCACGGCGACGGCCACGGGCACGACATGGACCCGTTCGAGCACGCGCTGTCCGGGCACACGATGGCGCCCGGGCACGAGATGGACGCCGACGAGGACACCTCGGCCCCGACCGACGCGCGCGGCACCGACCTGCGCCGCCGCCTGCGGGTCGCGGCCGTGCTCACGGTGCCCGTCCTGCTCCTCTCGATGATCCCCGCCCTGCAGTTCCGGGGCTGGCAGTGGGTCGTCGCCGCCCTCGCCCTGCCGGTCGCGACGTGGGCGGCGTGGCCGTTCCACAAGGCGGCCGCCCGGGCGGCCCGGCACCGCGCGTCGACGATGGACACCCTCGTCTCGATCGGCATCGTCGCGGCGACCGGCTGGTCGCTGTGGGCGCTGCTCCTCGGCGGCGCGGGCACGCTCGGCATGACGATGACGCCCACCCTGTGGCCCGCGGCCGACGCCGGCCACGGCGAGATGGGCATGCCCGAGCTGTACTTCGAGGTCGCGGCCGTCGTCACGACGTTCCTGCTCGCCGGCAGGTACGCCGAGCACCGCTCCCGCCGCCGCGCGGGCGACGCGCTGCGCGCGCTGCTCGACCTCGGCGCGAAGGACGTCGCGCTCCTCGTCACCGGCCCGGACGGCCGCAAGGTCGAGCAGCGCGTCCCGGTCGGGCGGCTGGCCGTGGGCGACGAGTTCACGGTCCGCCCCGGCGAGAAGGTCGCCACCGACGGCGTGGTCGTCTCCGGCACGAGCGCGCTCGACACGTCGCTGCTCACGGGCGAGCCCGTGCCGGTCGACGTCGGGCCGGGCGACGAGGTGACGGGTGCGACGGTCAACACCTCGGGCGCGCTCGTGGTGCGCGCGACGCGCGTCGGGGAGGAGACGCGGCTCGCGCAGATCGGCCGCCTCGTCGCCGCGGCGCAGACCGGCAAGGCGCCCGTGCAGCGGCTCGCGGACCGCATCTCGGCGGTCTTCGTACCCGTCGTCCTGGTGCTCGCGCTCGGCACGCTCGTCGGCTGGCTCGTCGCGGGCGGGTCGGTGCAGTCCGCGTTCACCGCCGCGGTCGCGGTGCTCATCATCGCGTGCCCCTGCGCTCTCGGGCTCGCGACGCCGACGGCGCTGCTGGTCGGGACCGGCCGCGGCGCGCAGCTCGGCATCCTCATCAAGGGCCCGGAGATCCTCGAGCAGACGCGGCGCGTCGACACCGTCGTGCTCGACAAGACGGGGACCGTCACCGAGGGCCGCATGGCGCTCGTCGACGTCGTGCCCGTGGACGGTGCGGACCGCGCCGAGGTGCTGCGGCTGGCCGCGGCGGTCGAGCAGCTCGCGGAGCACCCGGTCGCCCACGCGATCGCGGGCGCCGCGCACGGCCCCGCCGAGGGCGGCGTGGACCGGGTCGAGGGCGGCGTCGACCGCGTCGGCGCGGACGGCGTCGTGATCGGTGCCGACCAGGTGCACGACTTCCGGGCGCACGCCGGGCACGGCGTCTCCGGGGTCGTCCGGGTCGCCCACTCCGGCATCGACCTGTCGCGTCGCGTGCTCGTGGGCCGGCTCGGCTGGCTGCGGGACGAGGGCGTGGCGACCGCGCCGGTCGAGGCGGCGGTCCGTGCGGCGGAGGACGACGGCGCGACGGCGGTCGTCGCCGCGTGGGACGGCGTCGCGCGCGGGGTGCTGGTCCTGCGGGACCCCGTCAAGGCGTCGTCGGCCCAGGCGGTCGCGGACCTGCGGGACCTGGGCCTGCGCCCGGTGCTGCTGACCGGGGACAACCTCGGCGCGGCGCGTGCCGCGGCCCGGTCGGTCGGGATCGCGCAGGAGGACGTCGTCGCCCAGGTGCTGCCCGCGGACAAGGTCGCGGTCGTCGAGCGGCTGCAGTCGCAGGGGCGGCGCGTCGCGATGGTCGGCGACGGCGTGAACGACGCCGCAGCCCTCGCCGCCGCCGACCTGGGCCTCGCGATGGGCACGGGCACCGACGTGGCGATCGAGGCCGCGGACGTGACGCTCGTCCGCGGTGACCTGCGGACCGCGGCCCAGGCGGTGCGGCTGTCGCGCCGGACGCTGCGGATCATCCAGCAGAACCTGTTCTGGGCGTTCGCGTACAACGTCGCGGCCATCCCGCTCGCGGCGCTGGGCCTGCTCAACCCGATGATCGCGGGCGCCGCCATGGCGTTCTCGTCGGTCCTCGTGGTCGGCAACTCGCTGCGGCTGCGCACCTTCGGCTGA
- a CDS encoding HdeD family acid-resistance protein, with protein MVDEGTDVEATLRRIWWLPVLRGAVLLVLGMLMLVQPLGTVKALVWVYGLFAIVDGVIALGMWLGNRREKGAGWWAVGGLVGIAFGVIALVWPGPTVAVVFYLVALWVLALGVLAVIASVVLYRARDIGWYWVLTFGLVAFLFGLLLVVNPQESLTVVVVLLGLYAFVGGVVLVVSGFATRSFAQSIGRGSAVV; from the coding sequence GTGGTCGACGAGGGGACGGACGTCGAGGCGACGCTGCGCAGGATCTGGTGGCTGCCGGTGCTGCGCGGTGCGGTGCTGCTGGTGCTGGGGATGCTCATGCTCGTCCAGCCGCTGGGCACGGTGAAGGCGCTGGTGTGGGTGTACGGGCTGTTCGCGATCGTCGACGGTGTGATCGCGCTGGGCATGTGGCTCGGCAACCGCCGCGAGAAGGGCGCGGGCTGGTGGGCCGTCGGCGGGCTGGTGGGTATCGCGTTCGGCGTGATCGCCCTGGTGTGGCCGGGTCCGACGGTCGCGGTCGTGTTCTACCTCGTCGCGCTGTGGGTGCTGGCGCTCGGGGTGCTCGCCGTGATCGCGTCCGTGGTGCTCTACCGGGCGCGGGACATCGGCTGGTACTGGGTGCTGACGTTCGGCCTGGTGGCCTTCCTGTTCGGCCTGCTGCTCGTGGTCAACCCGCAGGAGTCGCTCACGGTCGTCGTCGTGCTGCTCGGGCTGTACGCGTTCGTGGGCGGCGTGGTGCTCGTCGTCAGCGGCTTCGCGACCCGGTCGTTCGCGCAGTCGATCGGGCGGGGCTCGGCCGTCGTCTGA
- a CDS encoding ABC transporter ATP-binding protein has protein sequence MTAPTPTGPVLDVQHVTRRFGAVTALDDVSLRVEHGELVGLLGPNGAGKTTLLSLVSGLRRPDSGTVRLFGGDPRDASSRIGLGTTPQETGLPPTLTVGEVVDLVAGHYPDPMSRAEVLSRFGMQDLVKRQTGGLSGGQKRRLAVALALVGRPRLVLLDEPTTGLDVEARHVLWQALRDYHADGATVVLTSHYLEEVEALAERVVVVGGGRILADDSLDAVVGLVGLRRVLLTVPAASTVDLAALPGAHAAHADDLDGRARRWTVLAEDADVFVRSLVGADVPFSGLEVRGASLEEAFLALTARADDTADAAPAPAAVHDPARLAEEAVR, from the coding sequence GTGACCGCCCCGACGCCGACCGGGCCCGTGCTCGACGTCCAGCACGTCACGCGCCGGTTCGGCGCGGTCACGGCGCTCGACGACGTGAGCCTGCGCGTCGAGCACGGCGAGCTCGTCGGCCTGCTGGGTCCCAACGGTGCCGGCAAGACGACGCTCCTCAGCCTCGTCAGCGGCCTGCGCCGTCCCGACAGCGGCACGGTCCGCCTGTTCGGCGGCGACCCGCGTGACGCGTCGTCGCGCATCGGCCTCGGCACCACGCCGCAGGAGACGGGCCTGCCGCCGACGCTCACGGTCGGCGAGGTCGTCGACCTCGTCGCCGGGCACTACCCGGACCCGATGTCCCGGGCCGAGGTGCTGAGCCGGTTCGGGATGCAGGACCTCGTGAAGCGGCAGACGGGCGGGCTGTCCGGCGGGCAGAAGCGGCGCCTCGCCGTCGCGCTCGCCCTGGTCGGGCGGCCGCGTCTCGTGCTGCTCGACGAGCCCACCACGGGGCTCGACGTCGAGGCGCGGCACGTCCTGTGGCAGGCGCTGCGGGACTACCACGCCGACGGCGCGACGGTCGTCCTGACGAGCCACTACCTGGAGGAGGTCGAGGCGCTCGCCGAGCGCGTCGTCGTGGTCGGTGGCGGGCGGATCCTGGCCGACGACTCGCTCGACGCGGTCGTCGGGCTCGTGGGGCTGCGTCGCGTCCTGCTCACCGTCCCGGCCGCGAGCACGGTCGACCTGGCCGCGCTGCCGGGTGCGCACGCGGCGCACGCCGACGACCTCGACGGCCGCGCGCGGCGCTGGACGGTCCTCGCCGAGGACGCGGACGTGTTCGTCCGGTCGCTCGTCGGCGCCGACGTCCCGTTCTCCGGCCTGGAGGTGCGGGGTGCGTCGCTCGAGGAGGCGTTCCTCGCCCTCACGGCCCGCGCCGACGACACGGCCGACGCCGCCCCCGCCCCCGCCGCCGTGCACGACCCCGCCCGACTCGCCGAGGAGGCCGTCCGATGA
- a CDS encoding transcriptional regulator gives MPDPGLDPVIHTEARLRVVSALSALGRGDRISFPRLQQLLDMTAGNLSTHLRRLEEADYVTITKTHEGRTPATYVELSDTGRAALDRYTRALRALLGGQL, from the coding sequence GTGCCTGACCCCGGGCTCGACCCCGTGATCCACACCGAGGCCCGCCTGCGCGTCGTCTCGGCGCTGTCCGCGCTCGGGCGCGGCGACCGCATCAGCTTCCCGCGGCTCCAGCAGCTGCTCGACATGACCGCGGGCAACCTCTCGACCCACCTACGCCGACTCGAGGAGGCGGACTACGTGACCATCACCAAGACCCACGAGGGCCGGACCCCGGCCACCTACGTGGAGCTCAGCGACACCGGGCGGGCCGCGCTCGACCGGTACACGCGAGCCCTGCGCGCGCTGCTCGGGGGGCAGCTGTGA
- a CDS encoding ABC transporter permease, translating into MSTSAPAAPTAPGGTRGPARRRPFWPLALLHARLGFLETIRIPIAVLGNLLFPALALLFFVVPQQAVAQDPGIATAAVTQLGTFAVMSTCLFSFGVGVAEDRALPFDPFLRTLPAGAAPRLTGRVLNGLLWAYMALVPLVLVGALLTAASVSFGRALLAVVVVPAVAVPFLLLGVAIGYRLSAKAAIAVVQAVLFPLAFAGGLFMPPEVFPGWLDAVSKALPSRAARDLAIQATTGYEAYALALPVILAWTALFAVLAVLAYRSDEGRRFR; encoded by the coding sequence ATGAGCACCTCCGCCCCCGCCGCCCCCACCGCACCGGGAGGCACCCGCGGGCCGGCCCGCCGCCGGCCGTTCTGGCCGCTCGCGCTGCTGCACGCCCGCCTCGGGTTCCTCGAGACGATCCGCATCCCGATCGCGGTGCTCGGCAACCTGCTGTTCCCCGCGCTCGCGCTGCTGTTCTTCGTCGTGCCGCAGCAGGCCGTCGCGCAGGACCCGGGCATCGCCACCGCGGCCGTGACGCAGCTCGGCACGTTCGCGGTGATGTCGACGTGCCTGTTCTCGTTCGGTGTCGGCGTCGCGGAGGACCGGGCCCTGCCGTTCGACCCGTTCCTGCGGACGCTGCCCGCGGGCGCCGCGCCGCGCCTGACGGGCCGCGTGCTCAACGGCCTGCTGTGGGCGTACATGGCGCTCGTGCCGCTCGTGCTCGTGGGCGCGCTGCTCACGGCCGCGTCGGTGTCGTTCGGTCGCGCGCTGCTCGCGGTCGTCGTCGTGCCCGCGGTCGCGGTGCCGTTCCTGCTGCTCGGCGTCGCGATCGGGTACCGCCTGTCGGCCAAGGCGGCGATCGCCGTCGTGCAGGCGGTGCTGTTCCCGCTCGCGTTCGCCGGTGGCCTCTTCATGCCGCCCGAGGTGTTCCCGGGCTGGCTCGACGCCGTCTCGAAGGCGCTGCCGTCGCGGGCCGCCCGGGACCTCGCGATCCAGGCGACGACGGGCTACGAGGCATATGCCCTCGCGCTGCCGGTGATCCTCGCGTGGACCGCGCTGTTCGCGGTCCTGGCGGTGCTCGCGTACCGCAGCGACGAGGGCCGCCGCTTCCGCTGA
- a CDS encoding CPBP family intramembrane glutamic endopeptidase has protein sequence MTRTAPGDATPDPVDAPAAPAPTGPAAAATVSTASASADPLYAAPRTERAWRRRLTAEIWIVLGLSLGRSGVYAVVAILDRLTRDQALADQTATLNPSRSPRPWLDLTYQLLSIGFALVPVALALYLLSAHGRSAVRRIGLDGTRPWRDLGVGAGLAALIGIPGLGLYAVGRALGLTVEVQAAALDAAWWTVPVLVLAALQNALLEEVVAVGYLMERLRDLRWSPALVVVASALLRGSYHLYQGWGAFVGNVVMGLVFAEYYRRRRRVMPLVVAHTLMDVVVFVGYALVPDEWRDALHLS, from the coding sequence ATGACGAGGACGGCGCCCGGCGACGCGACGCCCGACCCCGTCGACGCCCCGGCCGCCCCGGCCCCCACCGGGCCCGCGGCAGCCGCCACCGTGAGCACCGCGAGCGCGTCGGCCGACCCGCTCTACGCCGCACCCCGCACGGAGCGCGCGTGGCGCCGCCGCCTGACCGCCGAGATCTGGATCGTGCTCGGCCTGTCGCTCGGCCGGTCCGGGGTCTACGCCGTCGTCGCGATCCTCGACCGTCTGACGCGCGACCAGGCGCTCGCCGACCAGACGGCCACGCTCAACCCGAGCCGCTCCCCCCGCCCGTGGCTGGACCTCACCTACCAGCTGCTGTCGATCGGGTTCGCGCTCGTCCCCGTCGCCCTCGCGCTCTACCTGCTGTCCGCCCACGGACGCTCCGCGGTACGCCGCATCGGCCTCGACGGGACGCGCCCGTGGCGGGACCTCGGCGTCGGTGCCGGGCTCGCGGCGCTCATCGGCATCCCCGGGCTGGGGCTCTACGCGGTCGGGCGCGCGCTCGGGCTCACCGTCGAGGTGCAGGCCGCAGCGCTCGACGCGGCCTGGTGGACCGTGCCCGTGCTCGTCCTCGCCGCGCTCCAGAACGCGCTGCTCGAGGAGGTCGTCGCCGTCGGGTACCTCATGGAGCGCCTGCGTGACCTGCGCTGGAGCCCCGCGCTCGTGGTCGTCGCGAGCGCACTGCTGCGCGGCTCGTACCACCTCTACCAGGGCTGGGGCGCGTTCGTCGGCAACGTCGTCATGGGCCTCGTCTTCGCCGAGTACTACCGGCGGCGACGACGCGTCATGCCGCTCGTCGTCGCGCACACGCTCATGGACGTCGTCGTGTTCGTCGGCTACGCGCTCGTCCCCGACGAGTGGCGCGACGCCCTGCACCTGTCCTGA